Proteins encoded together in one Branchiostoma lanceolatum isolate klBraLanc5 chromosome 11, klBraLanc5.hap2, whole genome shotgun sequence window:
- the LOC136445280 gene encoding CMP-N-acetylneuraminate-poly-alpha-2,8-sialyltransferase-like: MAAMAVTKSVNSGPISHRTTKRLRNVFMCATLLTAVYILMWPGARYFKITNINTETFQTRQTRNVMPSQPTTLVFGTLAPESPWQFRAEALKKVRKITSKLNLSARLQKWKSGNFTRDVTTLSTGHYNTCAVVGNSGVLLGSQCGAEIDSMDYVIRLDLPVIKDFESDVGKRTSMILFNSKGSGRIRKSSLFTNRSQDVYESRFQNVEGASLLVPDLKAAKSIETALEAYKLSFPLFTLEGTLKDGINRIASAIAKKKMKATPSLGLVALLMTTTFCDNPHVYGFYPFTSDANNNSVLYHYYPGDFVYPPLHHAFDPRHSMNEEYDFNRELHRRGVMKMQVGQCGTQ, from the exons ATGGCAGCTATGGCGGTAACAAAAAGTGTTAACAGTGGGCCGATCTCCCATAGAACAACAAAACgactgagaaatgttttcatgtgtgcGACTTTACTCACCGCAGTTTACATACTGATGTGGCCAGGAGCAAG GTATTTCAAGATCACAAACATCAACACAGAAACGTTTCAAACTCGGCAAACTCGGAATGTGATGCCTAGTCAGCCAACAACCCTGGTATTCGGGACCTTGGCACCCGAGTCGCCATGGCAGTTTAGAGCTGAAGCTTTGAAAAAAGTCAG AAAGATCACGTCCAAACTGAACCTCTCGGCTCGCCTACAGAAATGGAAGTCAGGAAACTTCACAAGAGATGTAACGACGCTTTCTACTGGTCACTACAACACTTGTGCAGTTGTCGGCAACAGTGGCGTTCTACTCGGAAGTCAGTGTGGCGCGGAGATCGACTCCATGGATTACGTCATACGTCTAGATCTACCAGTCATCAAAGACTTCGAAAGTGATGTTGGCAAACGAACCAGTATGATACTTTTCAACTCGAAAGGGTCGGGTCGGATCCGGAAGTCCTCCCTTTTCACAAACAGATCCCAGGATGTGTATGAAAGTCGCTTTCAGAACGTTGAAGGTGCTAGTTTGCTAGTGCCAGACTTAAAAGCTGCGAAAAGTATCGAGACCGCTTTAGAAGCGTATAAACTTTCATTTCCATTGTTCACTCTGGAGGGAACATTAAAGGACGGGATAAATCG GATTGCGTCTGCCATAGCAAAAAAGAAGATGAAGGCGACACCTTCTCTTGGCCTGGTAGCTCTGCTGATGACGACCACGTTCTGTGACAACCCCCACGTCTACGGCTTCTACCCTTTCACAAGCGACGCGAACAACAACTCTGTTCTGTACCACTACTACCCAG GAGACTTCGTCTACCCTCCGCTACATCATGCTTTCGACCCAAGACACAGCATGAACGAGGAGTACGACTTTAACAGGGAACTGCACAGAAGAGGCGTTATGAAGATGCAAGTCGGACAATGTGGAACACAATGA